The genome window GCCGTCCGGCTGCATGTCTTGCAGGTCGCCCTTACGGCGGCCCAGCTCTTCCATGACGCCGCCCTGGTGAGCATCTTCCACGTCAACGGTCAGCGACTCAAACGGCTCGCACTTCACGCCGTCGATGTCCTTGAACACCACACGCGGACGCGACACGGCCAGCTCGTAGCCTTCGCGACGCATCGTTTCCAGCAGAATCGTCAAGTGCAGTTCGCCGCGGCCCGACACTTCAAACACGGTGTCATCGCCCGTGTCGCGCACACGCAGCGCCACGTTGGACTTCAGTTCGCGGTCCAGACGATCGCGCACTTGGCGGCTGGTCACGAACTTGCCTTCACGGCCGGCCAACGGCGACGTGTTCACCATGAAGTTCATGGTCAGCGTCGGCTCGTCGATGCGCAGCATCGGCAGCGGTTCTTGCGTTGCCACATCGGTCACGGTGCAGCCAATGCCGAGTTCTTCGATGCCGTTGATCAGCACGATGTCGCCGGCTTCGGCTTCTTCCACCACAACACGTTCCAGGCCATGGAACTTCTGGACCTGGTTGATACGGCCGCGGCCGCCTTGGCCATCAGGACCGAACTTGTAGGCCACTTCCATACCCGCACGCATGCGGCCACGGTTGATACGGCCCACGCCGATCTTGCCGACGTAGCTGTTGTAATCCAACGAGATGATCTGCATTTGCAGCGGACCATTGGGATCATCGTCACGCTGCGGCACGTGTTCCAGAATGGCATCGAACAACGGGCGCATGTTGCCTTCGCGCACGTCGGGGGTCAAACCGGCGTAGCCCGACAGACCCGATGCGTAAATCACCGGGAAGTCCAACTGCTCTTCGGTTGCGCCCAACTTGTCGAACAAGTCGAAAGTGGCGTTGATGACGAAGTCCGTGCGAGCGCCCGGACGATCCACCTTGTTGACCACGACGATCGGCTTCAAGCCCAGGGCCAGCGCCTTGCGGGTCACGAAAATGGTCTGCGGCATGGGGCCTTCAACGGCGTCCACCAGCAGCAGCACGCCGTCAACCATCGACAGCACGCGTTCGACTTCGCCGCCGAAGTCCGCGTGTCCCGGGGTATCGACGATGTTGATGTGCGTGCCTTCGTATTCAACGGCACAGTTCTTGGCCAGAATCGTAATGCCGCGTTCTTTTTCCAGATCGTTCGAGTCCATGACCCGTTCGGTCAGCGCCTGGTTTTCGCGGAAGGTGCCGGATTGGCGCAGCAGCTGGTCGACCAGGGTTGTTTTACCGTGGTCCACGTGGGCGATGATGGCGACGTTGCGCAAGGCGCGAGTCATAGCGAGTCCTTTAAGGTCAGGGTGGAGGGCAGCAAGCCCTCCGGCAATTCGTTCAGTGCAAGCAATGCCTGCTTAGGGTCTGGCATAGCCTGCAAGGCCTCCAGTTCAACGGCGCGTTCCAGAGAAAATGGCCCGACATGCGTGCGCCGCAGCGCCGTCAGGTGGGCGAAACAGCCCAGCACGCGCCCGATGTCCTGGGCCAGTGTTCGGATGTATGTGCCTTTACTACATGCCACATCGATCTCTGCCTGCGTCCCGTTAAAGGACAACAGTTCGATGCGGTGAATCGTGATCTGGCGAGGCGCGCGTTCCAGCTCAATGCCAGCGCGCGCGTACTCGTACAACGGCTTGCCGTCGCGCTTGAGCGCGGAGTACATCGGCGGAATCTGCTCGATCGTGCCCGAGAAACGTGACAGCGCGTCGCGCAGTGCTTGTTCCTCTACGGTAAAACCTGGTTCGGCGGTCGATACGACATTGCCGGTCAGGTCGCCTGAATCAGTTTCGCTGCCAAATTGCAGCGTAGCGCGATATGCCTTGTCGGCATTCAACATCGCGCCAGCAATTTTAGTGGCTCGTCCCATGCAGCACACCAGCAAGCCGGTGGCAAAGGGGTCCAGCGTGCCCGTGTGACCGGCTTTCGCCGCATCCATGGCACGTTTGGCGCGCTGCAAAGCGTGATTACTCGACAAACCTACGGGTTTGTCGAGCAACAGCACACCGTCGAGCACAAGCCCGCGTCGTTTAGCCATCGTCGGAATCCGGAAATTAAATCAGTGACGACAGCCCGATCAGGACTGGTCTTCTGGTTCGTCGGGCACGCCCGAGTGCGGGCCGGGCCGGTTTGCGCGGTCGATAAGGATCGACATTTCGATACCACGGACGATTTGCTCGTCGTGGAAAAAACGCAAAGTGGGGACAGTGTGAATGTGCAACAGCTTATAGAGCTGCGAATGCAGCCAGCCGGCCTTCTCGTTCAGCAAGGCAGTCGCGGCTTCGGGCTCAGCGCCCAAAACCGTGAAATACACCTTGGCATGCGCGTAGTCGGCCGACAGTTCCACACCAGAGAGCGTGATCAATCCAGCGCGACTCATATCGATTTCGCGCTGAATGATCCCGGCCAGATCCTGTTGGATCTGGTCGGCCAGCCGCAAATTGCGACCGGGGATGGCTTTGGACTTGTGACGGCTCATTAGAAATAATGCCTCGCAGACGCCTTACAGCGTACGCGCGATTTCCTTGATTTCAAAGACTTCCAGTTGGTCGCCCACTTGGATGTCGTTGTTGCCGCGCAGCGTAAGACCGCAATCGAAGCCGGACTTGACTTCCTTGACGTCGTCCTTGAAGCGGCGCAGCGATTCGAGATGCCCCGTCCATTGAACCACGTTGTTGCGCAGCAGGCGTACCTGGGAGTCGCGGCGCACGATGCCATCAAGCACCATACAACCGGCGATGTTACCGAGACGCGAGATGCTGTAGACCTCACGAATCTCGACCAGGCCGATGATCTCTTCTTTCTTCTCGGGCGCCAACATGCCCGACATGGCTGCCTTAACTTCATCCACAGCGTCATAGATGATGTTGTAGTAGCGCACGTCGATGCCGTTGTTCTCGGCCAGCTTCTTGGCGCTAGCTTCCGCACGCACGTTAAAGCCGATCACGACAGCGTTCGAGGCGATAGCCAGGTTGATGTCGGTTTCCGAGATGCCGCCCACGGCCGCGTGCACCACTTGCACACGGACTTCGTCGGTCGACAGCTTGACCAGCGACTGAACCAGCGCTTCCTGCGAACCTTGCACGTCGGTCTTGACGATAAGGGTAAGCGTTTGCGTGCCCTCGCCCAGGTTGTCGAACATCGATTCCAGCTTGGCAGCCTGTTGGCGGGCCAGCTTGACGTCGCGGAACTTGCCTTGACGGAACAACGCGATTTCGCGCGCCTTGCGTTCGTCGGTCAGCGCCATCAGCTCGTCGCCGGCTGCGGGCACTTCGGTCAGACCCTGAATTTCCACCGGGATCGACGGGCCGGCCGATTGAATCGGCTTGCCGTTTTCGTCCAGCATGGCGCGGACGCGGCCAAAGCTTGCGCCAGCCAGCACCACATCGCCGCGCTTGAGCGTGCCGCTCTGCACCAGAATCGTCGCGACCGGGCCGCGGCCCTTGTCCAGACGGGCTTCGATGACCAGGCCCTTGGCGGGCGCTTCGACCGGAGCCTTCAGTTCCAGCACTTCGGCTTGCAACAGCACGTTTTCGAGCAGGTCGTCGATGCCTTCGCCGGTCTTGGCGGAAACACCCACGAACGGCACGTCACCACCGTATTCTTCCGGCACCACTTGTTCGGCAACCAGTTCCTGCTTCACGCGGTCCGGGTTGGCCGACGGCTTGTCGATCTTGGTCACGGCCACAACCATGGGCACGCCCGCAGCCTTGGCGTGGTGGATGGCTTCACGCGTTTGCGGCATCACGCCGTCGTCGGAAGCAACCACCAAGATCACGATGTCGGTTGCCTTGGCGCCACGGGCACGCATAGCGGTAAACGCTTCGTGGCCCGGGGTGTCAAGGAAGGTCACCATGCCGCGCTCGGTTTGAACGTGGTAGGCGCCGATGTGCTGCGTAATACCGCCGGCTTCGCCCGCGGCAACCTTGGCGCGGCGGATGTAATCCAGCAGCGAGGTCTTGCCGTGGTCAACGTGGCCCATCACGGTCACGACCGGAGCGCGCGGCAGCGCTTCGGCTTCCGACACGGTTGCGGTTTCGTCCAGGAAGGCTTCCGGATCATCCAGCTTGGCGGCAATCGCCACGTGACCGAGTTCTTCGACCACGATCATTGCCGTTTCCTGGTCCAGCACCTGGTTGATGGTGACCATCTGGCCCAGCTTCATCAAATGCTTGATGACTTCTGCGGCCTTGACGGACATCTTGTGAGCCAGGTCGGCCACGCTGATGGTTTCCGGCACGTGAACTTCACGGGCGATGAATTCCTGCGGTGCCGGTTCGTTACGGCGGTCATTTTGCTGGTTGCGACCGCCACGGCCGCCACTGCTCTTGCCGCCGCCCTTGCCGCCTGCGCGCCAGCCATCACGGCTGGCCGGGGCTGCCGGTTTGTCAGCGGGCTTCTTGCGCGACGCGTCATCAGACCAGGTCGAAGCGACTTCGGCCGTCTTGATGGTCTTCTTCGCGCCGGGTGCGGCCGGCTTGGCGTCTTTCTTGGCGCCAGGCGTAGCGCCCGGTTTGCCGGCCGGCTTGTGCAACGTGCCCGAAATCGGAGCAGCGGGGGCGGCAGGCGCCTCCGGCTCAGGGGCGCGCAGCACCTTGCGCGGACGGTTAAGCATCTCGCGCAGTGCAGCGGCTTCAGCCTCGGCAGCGCGACGAGCCTCGTCACGGCCACCCGACGTAGCGGAGGCAGCAAGCGGAGGTCCGGCGCGGCGATTGTCCGCGCGGTTGCCAACCTTGACGGCAGGCGCAGCGGGCGTCGGCGCAGCGGTTTTAACGGATTCGATTTTCGCAGCAGGCTGGGCCTGGGCGACAGGCGCGTTGGCCTGGGGGGTAGATGTTTCGGACTTATTAGCTAGCACAACGGGTTCCGGCTTGGCTTCTTCAGCCGTGGGCTCGGTAGATTCAGTCTTGACTTCGGGCTTGGCCTCTTCGGCCACGGGCTCGGCAGGAGCAGGCGCCGTCGTCGCTTCGGGTTCAGGCTGGGCCTGGACCTCGGGGGCTTGCGCCTCGACGGGGGCGGGCGCTTCGGCCGCGACGGATTCAACAGGCGCGGGCGCTTCAACCGGCGCGGGCGCTTCTACAGCAACGGGCTCTTGCTGTTCGACCGGGGCCGCAGCCTCTGCCTGAACAGTCGTGGTTTCAAGTTGCTCAACCACGTCAGGAGCCTCGGATGCAGCCGGCACGGACACCTGCTGCTCTTCTTCGACGGAAACTTCGTCTTCAGCACGCGCGGACGCGGCATGTTCCTGGGCGATTTCGGAGGGATCACGCTTGACGAACACGCGCTTCTTGCGAACTTCCACTTGAATCGTGCGCGAGCGGCCGGTGGCGTCAGCCTGCCGGATCTCGGACGTCTGGCGGCGCGTCAAAGTGATCTTCTTGCCTTCGGTCGCGCCATGAGCGCGACGCAGCGATTCGAGCAATTTCGCCTTGTCGCTGTCGGTGACGGAATCGTCAACCGATTTGAGGTCAACACCAGCCGAGCGCAGCTGATCCAGCAGCACATTGGCAGGCATTTTCAGCTCGGTAGCGAACTGGGCGACGGTATTACTCGACATTAGGCTCTCTCTTCCCTATAGGCAGCAATTACAAACAACGTGAACTTGCGGTGGATACATAAAGCACTACCCACCGCAGACCCGTGTCCTTATGGTTATTCTTCGTCGAACCAATGGGCACGGGCACGCATGATGAGGTCGCTGGCTTCCTGCTCGGTCAAACCGGCGATTTCCGCCAATTCGTCCGTAGCCAATTCGGCCAGATCATCACGCGTATGCACTTGACGCTCGGCCAGCTTGGCAGCCAGCTCTTGCGTCACGCCTTCGAGTTCAAGCAAATCCTGTGCGGTCTCAAGACGCTCTTCCTGGGCAATTGCCTCAGTCAGCAGCGCATTGCGGGCACGGGCGCGCAATTCATTAATGGTGTCTTCGTCAAACGCTTCGATTTCCAGCAGTTCCTGCATGGGCACGTAAGCGATTTCCTCGATACCGGTAAAACCTTCGTCGATCAG of Achromobacter seleniivolatilans contains these proteins:
- the typA gene encoding translational GTPase TypA gives rise to the protein MTRALRNVAIIAHVDHGKTTLVDQLLRQSGTFRENQALTERVMDSNDLEKERGITILAKNCAVEYEGTHINIVDTPGHADFGGEVERVLSMVDGVLLLVDAVEGPMPQTIFVTRKALALGLKPIVVVNKVDRPGARTDFVINATFDLFDKLGATEEQLDFPVIYASGLSGYAGLTPDVREGNMRPLFDAILEHVPQRDDDPNGPLQMQIISLDYNSYVGKIGVGRINRGRMRAGMEVAYKFGPDGQGGRGRINQVQKFHGLERVVVEEAEAGDIVLINGIEELGIGCTVTDVATQEPLPMLRIDEPTLTMNFMVNTSPLAGREGKFVTSRQVRDRLDRELKSNVALRVRDTGDDTVFEVSGRGELHLTILLETMRREGYELAVSRPRVVFKDIDGVKCEPFESLTVDVEDAHQGGVMEELGRRKGDLQDMQPDGRGRTRLEYLIPARGLIGFQNEFLTLTRGTGLVSHIFHEYAPIKEGAIGERRNGVLISQDNGDAVAYALWKLQDRGRMFVSPGDALYEGMIIGIHSRDNDLVVNPIKGKQLTNVRASGTDEAVRLVPPIQMSLEYAVEFIDDDELVEITPKSIRLRKRHLLENERKRASRESAI
- the truB gene encoding tRNA pseudouridine(55) synthase TruB, which produces MAKRRGLVLDGVLLLDKPVGLSSNHALQRAKRAMDAAKAGHTGTLDPFATGLLVCCMGRATKIAGAMLNADKAYRATLQFGSETDSGDLTGNVVSTAEPGFTVEEQALRDALSRFSGTIEQIPPMYSALKRDGKPLYEYARAGIELERAPRQITIHRIELLSFNGTQAEIDVACSKGTYIRTLAQDIGRVLGCFAHLTALRRTHVGPFSLERAVELEALQAMPDPKQALLALNELPEGLLPSTLTLKDSL
- the rbfA gene encoding 30S ribosome-binding factor RbfA; this translates as MSRHKSKAIPGRNLRLADQIQQDLAGIIQREIDMSRAGLITLSGVELSADYAHAKVYFTVLGAEPEAATALLNEKAGWLHSQLYKLLHIHTVPTLRFFHDEQIVRGIEMSILIDRANRPGPHSGVPDEPEDQS
- the infB gene encoding translation initiation factor IF-2, whose amino-acid sequence is MSSNTVAQFATELKMPANVLLDQLRSAGVDLKSVDDSVTDSDKAKLLESLRRAHGATEGKKITLTRRQTSEIRQADATGRSRTIQVEVRKKRVFVKRDPSEIAQEHAASARAEDEVSVEEEQQVSVPAASEAPDVVEQLETTTVQAEAAAPVEQQEPVAVEAPAPVEAPAPVESVAAEAPAPVEAQAPEVQAQPEPEATTAPAPAEPVAEEAKPEVKTESTEPTAEEAKPEPVVLANKSETSTPQANAPVAQAQPAAKIESVKTAAPTPAAPAVKVGNRADNRRAGPPLAASATSGGRDEARRAAEAEAAALREMLNRPRKVLRAPEPEAPAAPAAPISGTLHKPAGKPGATPGAKKDAKPAAPGAKKTIKTAEVASTWSDDASRKKPADKPAAPASRDGWRAGGKGGGKSSGGRGGRNQQNDRRNEPAPQEFIAREVHVPETISVADLAHKMSVKAAEVIKHLMKLGQMVTINQVLDQETAMIVVEELGHVAIAAKLDDPEAFLDETATVSEAEALPRAPVVTVMGHVDHGKTSLLDYIRRAKVAAGEAGGITQHIGAYHVQTERGMVTFLDTPGHEAFTAMRARGAKATDIVILVVASDDGVMPQTREAIHHAKAAGVPMVVAVTKIDKPSANPDRVKQELVAEQVVPEEYGGDVPFVGVSAKTGEGIDDLLENVLLQAEVLELKAPVEAPAKGLVIEARLDKGRGPVATILVQSGTLKRGDVVLAGASFGRVRAMLDENGKPIQSAGPSIPVEIQGLTEVPAAGDELMALTDERKAREIALFRQGKFRDVKLARQQAAKLESMFDNLGEGTQTLTLIVKTDVQGSQEALVQSLVKLSTDEVRVQVVHAAVGGISETDINLAIASNAVVIGFNVRAEASAKKLAENNGIDVRYYNIIYDAVDEVKAAMSGMLAPEKKEEIIGLVEIREVYSISRLGNIAGCMVLDGIVRRDSQVRLLRNNVVQWTGHLESLRRFKDDVKEVKSGFDCGLTLRGNNDIQVGDQLEVFEIKEIARTL